One genomic window of Sulfurovum lithotrophicum includes the following:
- a CDS encoding 7-carboxy-7-deazaguanine synthase QueE, protein MFYLTEQFFSIQGEGKYAGVPSYFLRTGGCNLSCPGFGATYEVDGEVRYGCDTYFAVDSAYARQWSRVDDSTVLMEKLQQEFEIIGYKPDVVITGGEPLMYYNDKTFYTIVNWLIEEGIRITFETNGTIEIDFDKFPAYKNCVFALSIKLANSGEPASKRIVPQALKNLQNYSKETFLKFTIDKNLVETTAIDEINEIRKILPRLEVFCMPVGESRDTIWKNDRAVFEFCMKHNFRYSDRLHIRVFDTTQGV, encoded by the coding sequence ATGTTCTATCTGACCGAGCAATTCTTCTCCATTCAGGGTGAAGGGAAATATGCAGGGGTACCTTCCTACTTTTTAAGAACGGGGGGATGCAACCTCTCCTGTCCGGGCTTTGGCGCAACATATGAAGTTGATGGAGAAGTCCGTTACGGATGCGATACCTATTTCGCTGTGGACAGTGCTTATGCCAGACAGTGGAGCAGGGTGGATGACAGTACTGTTCTGATGGAAAAGCTGCAGCAGGAGTTTGAAATCATAGGTTACAAGCCCGACGTGGTCATCACCGGCGGTGAACCTTTGATGTATTACAATGATAAAACATTTTACACAATTGTCAATTGGCTGATAGAAGAAGGGATTCGGATCACCTTTGAGACGAACGGCACGATCGAGATCGATTTTGATAAATTTCCTGCCTATAAAAATTGTGTATTTGCACTTTCAATTAAACTTGCAAACAGCGGAGAACCTGCATCTAAACGAATTGTTCCTCAGGCGCTTAAAAATTTGCAAAACTATTCAAAAGAGACATTCTTAAAATTTACAATAGATAAAAATCTTGTTGAAACAACGGCAATTGATGAAATCAATGAAATAAGAAAGATATTGCCTAGGTTGGAAGTCTTCTGTATGCCTGTAGGGGAGAGCAGAGATACAATCTGGAAAAATGACAGAGCAGTTTTTGAATTCTGTATGAAACATAATTTTCGCTACAGTGACAGACTGCATATCAGGGTATTTGATACGACGCAGGGTGTCTAA
- the moaA gene encoding GTP 3',8-cyclase MoaA: MLIDGHGRTVDYLRVSVTERCNFRCQYCMPEKPFSWVPKENLLSFEELFLFMKVAMDEGVNKIRITGGEPLLREDLDSFIKMIHDYKPDIDLALTTNAYLLPQTAQKLKDAGLKRLNISLDSLKPEVAHQIAQKDVLGQVLKGIDKALEVGLGVKINMVPLKGINDNEILDVMEYCMDRNIKIRFIEYMENRHALEALKGMHGKEILSKVKEKYTIHALGREGASPSFNYTIEENGYEFGLIDPHKHDFCESCNRIRLTAEGFLIPCLYFDEALSIAEAVKKGDIEEASQVLATVLKDKPKENRWIEGELEEGQEVSSRAFYETGG; encoded by the coding sequence ATGCTAATAGACGGACATGGCCGGACAGTTGACTATCTGCGTGTTTCTGTAACGGAACGCTGTAACTTCAGATGCCAGTACTGTATGCCGGAGAAACCTTTTTCATGGGTACCAAAAGAGAATCTCCTCTCTTTTGAAGAACTCTTTTTGTTTATGAAAGTAGCTATGGATGAAGGTGTGAACAAGATACGCATTACTGGAGGCGAACCGCTGCTTAGAGAAGATCTGGACAGTTTTATTAAAATGATCCATGACTACAAACCCGATATCGATCTGGCATTGACGACGAATGCCTATCTGCTTCCGCAGACGGCGCAAAAGCTCAAAGATGCCGGATTGAAGCGTTTGAACATTTCGCTTGATTCCCTCAAGCCTGAAGTGGCACATCAGATCGCGCAGAAAGATGTTCTGGGCCAGGTGCTTAAAGGGATAGACAAAGCCCTGGAAGTAGGACTGGGTGTCAAGATCAATATGGTACCGCTCAAGGGTATCAACGATAATGAGATCCTGGATGTGATGGAATACTGTATGGATCGCAATATCAAGATCCGTTTCATCGAGTATATGGAGAACCGCCATGCTCTGGAAGCCCTCAAAGGTATGCATGGTAAAGAGATCCTTTCCAAGGTTAAAGAGAAATACACGATCCATGCATTGGGGCGTGAAGGTGCCAGTCCTTCATTCAACTATACCATCGAAGAGAACGGTTATGAGTTCGGCCTTATCGATCCGCACAAGCATGACTTCTGTGAGAGTTGCAACCGTATCAGGCTGACAGCGGAGGGCTTTTTGATCCCCTGCCTTTACTTTGATGAGGCTTTGAGTATTGCTGAAGCGGTCAAAAAGGGTGATATCGAGGAAGCATCACAGGTTTTAGCGACTGTGCTGAAAGACAAACCCAAAGAGAACCGCTGGATCGAGGGTGAACTCGAAGAAGGGCAGGAAGTCTCCAGCCGTGCCTTTTATGAGACCGGCGGCTGA